Proteins from a single region of Streptomyces sp. TN58:
- the glmS gene encoding glutamine--fructose-6-phosphate transaminase (isomerizing), giving the protein MCGIVGYVGAQSALDVVIAGLKRLEYRGYDSAGVAVLADGSMAAAKKAGKLVNLEKELVAHPLPAGSTGLGHTRWATHGGPTDANAHPHLDNSGRVAVVHNGIIENFAALREELAERGHRLESETDTEVVAHLLAEQFSAAGDLPEAMRQVCRRLEGAFTLVAVHADEPDVVVGARRNSPLVVGVGEGENFLASDVAAFIAHTRSAIELGQDQVVELRREGVTVTNFDGTPATVRAYHVDWDASAAEKGGYDYFMLKEIAEQPKAVADTLLGRIDASGSLTLDEVRIPVSVLREVDKVVIVACGTAYHAGMIAKLAIEHWTRIPCETELASEFRYRDPILDQRTLVVAISQSGETMDTLMALRHAREQGAKVLAICNTNGSTIPRESDAVLYTHAGPEVAVASTKAFLTQLVACYLVALYLGQVRGTKWGDEIQAVIRELSDIAAAVDTVLETMEPVRELARSLAEKDTVLFLGRHVGYPVALEGALKLKELAYMHAEGFAAGELKHGPIALIDKDLPVVVVVPSPRGRSVLHDKIVSNIQEIRARGARTIVIAEEGDEAVVPYADHLIRIPATPTLLQPLVATVPLQVFACELATARGNEVDQPRNLAKSVTVE; this is encoded by the coding sequence ATGTGCGGAATTGTGGGTTACGTGGGAGCGCAGTCTGCGCTCGATGTGGTCATCGCCGGGCTCAAGCGACTGGAGTACCGCGGCTACGACTCGGCAGGGGTCGCCGTACTCGCCGACGGCAGCATGGCCGCCGCCAAGAAGGCCGGCAAGCTCGTCAATCTGGAGAAGGAACTGGTCGCGCACCCGCTGCCGGCCGGTTCCACGGGACTCGGGCACACCCGGTGGGCGACGCACGGCGGGCCCACCGACGCCAACGCCCACCCGCACCTGGACAATTCGGGTCGTGTGGCCGTCGTGCACAACGGCATCATCGAGAACTTCGCCGCGCTGCGGGAGGAGCTCGCCGAGCGCGGGCACCGGCTGGAGTCCGAGACGGACACCGAGGTCGTGGCGCACCTGCTGGCCGAGCAGTTCTCGGCCGCCGGCGACCTCCCCGAGGCGATGCGGCAGGTGTGCCGCCGGCTGGAAGGCGCCTTCACCCTGGTGGCCGTGCACGCCGACGAGCCGGACGTGGTGGTCGGCGCCCGCCGGAACTCGCCCCTCGTGGTGGGCGTTGGAGAGGGAGAGAACTTCCTCGCCTCGGACGTGGCCGCGTTCATCGCCCACACGCGGTCCGCGATCGAGCTGGGGCAGGACCAGGTCGTCGAACTCCGCCGCGAAGGGGTCACGGTGACCAACTTCGACGGCACGCCCGCCACCGTGCGGGCGTACCACGTGGACTGGGACGCCTCGGCGGCCGAGAAGGGGGGATATGACTACTTCATGCTCAAGGAGATCGCCGAGCAGCCGAAGGCTGTCGCCGACACCCTCCTGGGCAGGATCGACGCGAGCGGCTCGCTGACCCTGGACGAGGTGCGCATTCCCGTCTCGGTGCTCAGGGAGGTCGACAAGGTCGTGATCGTGGCCTGCGGCACGGCCTACCACGCGGGCATGATCGCGAAGCTGGCCATCGAGCACTGGACCCGCATCCCGTGCGAGACGGAGCTGGCGAGCGAGTTCCGCTACCGCGACCCGATCCTGGACCAGCGGACGCTGGTGGTCGCGATCTCGCAGTCAGGCGAGACCATGGACACCCTGATGGCGCTGCGCCACGCACGCGAGCAGGGCGCCAAGGTGCTGGCCATCTGCAATACGAACGGGTCGACGATCCCGCGCGAATCGGACGCCGTGCTCTACACGCACGCCGGCCCGGAGGTCGCCGTCGCCTCCACCAAGGCCTTCCTGACACAGCTGGTGGCCTGCTACCTGGTCGCCCTGTACCTCGGGCAGGTCCGCGGCACCAAGTGGGGTGACGAGATCCAGGCGGTGATCCGCGAGCTGTCGGACATCGCCGCGGCCGTGGACACCGTCCTGGAGACCATGGAGCCCGTGCGCGAACTCGCCCGCTCCCTCGCCGAGAAGGACACCGTCCTCTTCCTCGGACGCCACGTGGGCTACCCGGTGGCGTTGGAAGGCGCCCTCAAGCTCAAGGAGCTGGCGTACATGCACGCCGAGGGCTTCGCGGCGGGCGAGCTCAAGCACGGGCCGATCGCGCTCATCGACAAGGACCTGCCGGTGGTCGTGGTCGTCCCGTCGCCGCGCGGCCGGTCGGTGCTCCACGACAAGATCGTCTCGAACATCCAGGAGATCCGGGCGCGCGGGGCCCGGACCATCGTGATCGCGGAGGAGGGCGACGAGGCGGTCGTCCCCTACGCCGACCACCTGATCCGCATCCCAGCCACGCCGACGCTGCTCCAGCCCCTGGTGGCGACGGTGCCGTTGCAGGTGTTTGCCTGCGAACTGGCCACGGCCCGCGGCAACGAGGTGGACCAGCCGCGTAACCTCGCAAAGTCCGTGACAGTGGAGTAG
- a CDS encoding holo-ACP synthase produces MIVGVGIDVAEIERFGAALERTPGLAGRLFVEAELMLPSGERRGTASLAARFAAKEALAKALGAPAGLLWTDAEVYVEDSGQPRLRVSGTVQARALALGVKSWHISLSHDAGVASAVVIAEG; encoded by the coding sequence GTGATCGTCGGCGTCGGGATCGATGTGGCGGAGATCGAACGGTTCGGCGCGGCGCTGGAGCGCACGCCGGGACTCGCCGGGCGGCTGTTCGTCGAGGCTGAGCTGATGCTCCCGAGCGGCGAGCGGCGCGGTACCGCCTCGCTCGCCGCCCGGTTCGCCGCCAAGGAGGCGCTGGCCAAGGCGCTCGGCGCGCCGGCCGGGCTGCTGTGGACCGACGCCGAGGTCTACGTGGAGGACAGCGGGCAGCCGCGGCTGCGCGTGTCGGGGACGGTACAGGCGCGGGCGCTGGCGCTGGGCGTGAAGTCCTGGCACATCTCGCTGAGCCACGACGCCGGTGTGGCCTCCGCCGTGGTGATCGCCGAGGGTTGA
- a CDS encoding bifunctional ADP-dependent NAD(P)H-hydrate dehydratase/NAD(P)H-hydrate epimerase, which yields MRTAYSVDTVRAAERELMARLPEGTLMQRAAAGLAAACAGLLARRRGRVYGARVVLLVGPGDNGGDALYAGARLARRGAGVTAVPMDPERMHTGGLAALRAAGGRVEQAVPQRADLVVDGLLGIGGRGGLRPAGAALVERIPPGVPVVAVDLPSGVDADTGEVAGPAVTAEVTVTFGAYKPGLLIDPGASRAGAVHLVDIGLELPEPELEALQHADVAELLPEPTASSDKYRRGVVGIVAGSAQYPGAAVLAVAGALRGGAGAVRYVGPAADAVLARYPETLIGPGRVQAWVIGPGLGEGRAGEVADVLAGDAAVLVDADGLRGLDPQVLRARTAPTLLTPHAGEAAALLGVAREAVEAGRLAAVRRLAERYGATVLLKGSTTLVASAGGRPVRVNPTGTPWLATAGSGDVLSGLAGSLLAAGLSAADAGSVAAYLHGLAARRTGGPLLAHALAEALPAAWQDTTHP from the coding sequence ATGCGTACTGCCTACAGCGTGGACACCGTACGGGCCGCCGAGCGGGAGCTGATGGCCCGGCTGCCGGAAGGCACCCTGATGCAGCGGGCGGCGGCCGGACTGGCCGCCGCCTGCGCGGGACTCCTGGCACGGCGGCGCGGCCGGGTCTACGGCGCCCGGGTCGTGCTGCTCGTCGGGCCCGGCGACAACGGCGGCGACGCCCTGTACGCCGGCGCGCGGCTGGCCCGGCGCGGCGCCGGGGTGACGGCCGTGCCGATGGACCCCGAACGGATGCACACCGGCGGGCTGGCCGCCCTGCGGGCGGCCGGCGGCCGGGTGGAGCAGGCCGTACCGCAGCGCGCGGACCTGGTGGTGGACGGACTGCTCGGCATCGGCGGCCGGGGCGGGCTACGGCCCGCGGGCGCCGCACTGGTGGAGCGGATCCCGCCCGGGGTCCCCGTGGTCGCGGTGGACCTGCCCAGCGGGGTGGACGCCGACACCGGGGAGGTCGCCGGGCCCGCCGTCACCGCCGAGGTGACCGTGACGTTCGGGGCGTACAAGCCGGGGCTGCTGATCGACCCCGGTGCCTCCCGCGCGGGCGCGGTGCACCTGGTGGACATCGGGCTGGAGCTGCCGGAGCCGGAGCTGGAGGCCCTGCAGCACGCGGACGTGGCAGAGCTGCTGCCGGAGCCGACGGCGTCGAGCGACAAGTACCGGCGCGGCGTCGTCGGCATCGTCGCCGGATCGGCGCAGTACCCGGGAGCGGCCGTGCTGGCTGTCGCGGGAGCCCTGCGCGGCGGCGCGGGAGCGGTCCGCTACGTCGGCCCGGCCGCGGACGCCGTCCTGGCCCGCTACCCGGAGACGCTGATCGGGCCGGGCCGGGTGCAGGCGTGGGTGATCGGCCCGGGGCTGGGCGAGGGGCGCGCCGGTGAGGTCGCGGACGTCCTCGCGGGGGACGCGGCGGTACTCGTCGACGCGGACGGGCTGCGCGGCCTGGACCCGCAGGTGCTGCGCGCGCGGACGGCCCCGACCCTGCTGACCCCGCACGCGGGGGAGGCCGCGGCGCTGCTGGGGGTGGCGCGGGAGGCGGTGGAGGCCGGCCGGCTGGCGGCCGTACGGCGGCTGGCGGAGCGGTACGGGGCGACGGTCCTGCTGAAGGGCTCCACGACGCTGGTCGCCTCCGCGGGGGGCCGGCCGGTCCGGGTCAACCCGACGGGCACGCCGTGGCTGGCCACCGCGGGCAGCGGGGACGTCCTGTCCGGACTGGCCGGCTCCCTTCTGGCGGCCGGCCTGTCCGCGGCGGACGCCGGCTCGGTGGCGGCGTACCTGCACGGCCTCGCGGCCCGCCGCACGGGCGGCCCCCTCCTGGCCCACGCCCTGGCCGAAGCCCTCCCCGCCGCCTGGCAGGACACCACCCACCCCTGA
- the alr gene encoding alanine racemase, with protein sequence MNETPTRVYAEIDLGAVRDNVRALRERAPRSELMAVVKANAYGHGAVQCATAARQAGATWLGTATPEEALALRAAGLEGPIMCWLWTPGGPWREAVEAGLDVSVSGMWALDEVRDAARAAGRTARVQLKADTGLGRNGCQPADWEELVGAAVSAEAEGTVKVTGVWSHFACADEPGHPSIRLQLDAFREMLAYAEKEGIDPEVRHMANSPATLTLPESHFDLVRPGLAVYGVSPAPEIGTPAQLGLRPAMTLKASLALVKTVPAGHGVSYGHHYVTGGETTLALVPAGYADGIPRHASGAGPVLVGGRIRRVAGRVAMDQFVVDLDGDRARAGDEVVIFGDAERGEPSAEDWAQAAHTIAYEIVTRIGGRVPRVYLGG encoded by the coding sequence ATGAACGAGACACCGACGCGCGTGTACGCCGAGATCGATCTTGGCGCCGTACGGGACAACGTGCGCGCACTGCGCGAGCGGGCACCCCGGTCCGAGCTGATGGCCGTCGTCAAGGCGAACGCCTACGGACACGGCGCGGTGCAGTGCGCGACGGCCGCCCGGCAGGCCGGCGCCACCTGGCTCGGGACCGCCACCCCCGAGGAGGCCCTCGCGCTGCGCGCGGCCGGGCTCGAAGGCCCGATCATGTGCTGGCTCTGGACCCCCGGCGGCCCCTGGCGCGAGGCCGTCGAGGCCGGCCTGGACGTCTCCGTCAGCGGGATGTGGGCCCTCGACGAGGTGCGCGACGCCGCCCGCGCGGCCGGCCGCACCGCCCGCGTCCAGCTCAAGGCCGACACCGGCCTCGGCCGTAACGGCTGCCAGCCCGCCGACTGGGAGGAACTGGTCGGCGCGGCCGTCTCCGCCGAGGCCGAGGGCACCGTCAAGGTCACCGGCGTCTGGTCGCACTTCGCCTGCGCCGACGAGCCCGGCCATCCCTCGATCCGGCTCCAGCTCGACGCCTTCCGCGAGATGCTCGCGTACGCGGAGAAGGAGGGCATCGACCCCGAGGTCCGGCACATGGCCAACTCGCCCGCCACCCTCACCCTCCCCGAGTCGCACTTCGACCTGGTGCGCCCCGGCCTCGCCGTCTACGGCGTCTCGCCCGCGCCCGAGATCGGGACCCCCGCCCAGCTCGGCCTGCGGCCCGCCATGACCCTCAAGGCCTCCCTGGCCCTGGTCAAGACGGTGCCCGCCGGGCACGGGGTCAGCTACGGCCACCACTACGTCACCGGCGGCGAGACGACCCTCGCGCTGGTCCCGGCCGGCTACGCCGACGGCATCCCGCGCCACGCCTCGGGCGCCGGGCCGGTCCTGGTCGGCGGCAGGATCCGCCGCGTCGCCGGCCGCGTCGCCATGGACCAGTTCGTGGTCGACCTGGACGGGGACCGGGCCCGCGCCGGTGACGAGGTCGTCATCTTCGGGGACGCGGAGCGCGGTGAACCCTCCGCCGAGGACTGGGCTCAGGCCGCGCACACGATCGCGTATGAGATCGTCACCCGTATCGGTGGACGCGTGCCCCGGGTGTACCTGGGCGGCTGA
- a CDS encoding alpha/beta fold hydrolase, which yields MRSSPVSVDACPGCTWAAERSEDGGVSENWRRAGWAGAAIGVIAAGAAAGVAVERITVGRGMRRKARLALDAAGDYGSLRGTEGTCRAEDATELYYEVDELPEDGKRRRLRRKADAPATVVFCHGYCLAQDSWHFQRAALRGVVRSVYWDQRSHGRSARGLAQADGEPLTMEQLGRDLKAVVDAAAPEGPLILVGHSMGGMTIMGFAEQYPDLVRERVVGVALVGTSSGRLDEVTYGLPAAGMGAVRRILPGVLRALGSQVELVEKGRRATADLFAGMIKMYSFGSRDVDPGVARFAERLIEATPIDVVAEFYPAFQTHDKTAALQQFAGIPVTVVAGDKDMITPPGHSVAIKDVLPAAELVVLESTGHLMMLERPETVTRLLTELLARTGTVPVPVAANVGTHGRSTAGSTAQPGTGS from the coding sequence ATGAGATCGTCACCCGTATCGGTGGACGCGTGCCCCGGGTGTACCTGGGCGGCTGAGCGGAGTGAGGACGGCGGCGTGAGCGAGAACTGGCGCAGGGCCGGCTGGGCCGGCGCCGCCATCGGCGTGATAGCGGCGGGCGCGGCGGCCGGTGTGGCGGTCGAGCGGATCACCGTCGGACGCGGCATGCGCCGCAAGGCCCGCCTGGCCCTCGACGCCGCGGGGGACTACGGCTCCCTGCGCGGCACCGAGGGCACCTGCCGGGCCGAGGACGCCACCGAGCTGTACTACGAGGTCGACGAACTCCCCGAGGACGGCAAGCGGCGCCGGCTGCGCCGCAAGGCCGACGCACCGGCCACCGTCGTCTTCTGCCACGGCTACTGCCTCGCCCAGGACTCCTGGCACTTCCAGCGCGCGGCCCTGCGCGGGGTGGTCCGCTCCGTCTACTGGGACCAGCGCAGCCACGGGCGCAGCGCGCGCGGCCTGGCCCAGGCCGACGGCGAGCCGCTGACCATGGAGCAGCTCGGCCGGGACCTGAAGGCCGTCGTCGACGCCGCGGCCCCCGAGGGCCCGCTGATCCTGGTGGGTCACTCGATGGGCGGAATGACCATCATGGGATTCGCCGAGCAGTACCCCGACCTGGTGCGCGAGCGGGTCGTCGGCGTGGCCCTGGTCGGCACTTCCAGCGGCCGCCTCGACGAGGTGACCTACGGGCTTCCCGCCGCCGGCATGGGCGCCGTGCGCAGGATCCTGCCGGGCGTGCTGAGGGCCCTGGGTTCGCAGGTGGAACTGGTGGAGAAGGGCCGCCGGGCCACCGCGGACCTCTTCGCCGGCATGATCAAGATGTACTCGTTCGGCTCCCGGGACGTGGACCCGGGCGTCGCGCGCTTCGCGGAGCGGCTCATCGAGGCCACGCCGATCGACGTCGTCGCCGAGTTCTACCCGGCCTTCCAGACCCACGACAAGACCGCGGCGCTCCAGCAGTTCGCCGGCATCCCGGTCACCGTCGTCGCCGGGGACAAGGACATGATCACCCCGCCGGGGCACAGCGTCGCCATCAAGGACGTGCTGCCGGCCGCCGAGCTGGTCGTCCTGGAGTCCACCGGGCACCTGATGATGCTGGAGCGCCCCGAGACGGTGACGCGGCTGCTCACCGAGCTGCTGGCCCGCACCGGGACGGTGCCGGTCCCGGTAGCGGCTAACGTTGGCACGCATGGAAGAAGTACCGCTGGAAGCACAGCGCAGCCAGGCACCGGCAGCTGA
- the tsaE gene encoding tRNA (adenosine(37)-N6)-threonylcarbamoyltransferase complex ATPase subunit type 1 TsaE, with product MEEVPLEAQRSQAPAAESGHGAQTRITVDSPHAMQELGRRIAGLLRPGDLVLLTGELGAGKTTLTRGLGEGLGVRGAVTSPTFVIARVHPSLTGGPALVHVDAYRLGGGLDEMEDLDLDVSLPESVVVVEWGDGKVEELSDDRLHVVIARAVGHEEVLDDVREVSVRGVGERWGAGAGLEALAGALSE from the coding sequence ATGGAAGAAGTACCGCTGGAAGCACAGCGCAGCCAGGCACCGGCAGCTGAGTCCGGGCACGGCGCACAGACCCGGATCACCGTCGACTCCCCCCACGCGATGCAGGAGCTGGGCCGCCGTATCGCCGGCCTGCTGCGCCCCGGCGACCTCGTCCTGCTGACCGGCGAGCTGGGCGCGGGCAAGACCACGCTGACCCGCGGCCTGGGCGAGGGCCTGGGCGTGCGCGGGGCCGTGACCTCGCCGACCTTCGTGATCGCCCGGGTGCACCCCTCGCTGACCGGCGGGCCGGCGCTGGTGCACGTGGACGCGTACCGGCTGGGCGGCGGGCTGGACGAGATGGAGGACCTGGACCTCGACGTCTCGCTGCCCGAGTCCGTGGTCGTCGTCGAGTGGGGCGACGGCAAGGTCGAGGAGCTCTCCGACGACCGGCTGCACGTGGTGATCGCGCGGGCCGTCGGCCACGAGGAGGTCCTGGACGACGTCCGCGAGGTGTCCGTGCGCGGGGTCGGGGAGCGCTGGGGAGCGGGAGCGGGGCTGGAGGCCCTGGCCGGGGCGCTCTCGGAGTAG
- the tsaB gene encoding tRNA (adenosine(37)-N6)-threonylcarbamoyltransferase complex dimerization subunit type 1 TsaB gives MLLLAVDTATPAVTVALHDGDSVLAESGQVDARRHGELLIPSVDRILAEAGLKLDAVTGIVVGVGPGPYTGLRVGLVTASTFAAVLGVPVHGLCTLDGLAYAAGAAGIEGPFTVATDARRKEVYWARYEDPRTRVGEPAVDRPAEIAEQVAGMPAVGQGALLYPEVFPDARGPEHQSAAALASLAAERLAAGAEFLPPTPLYLRRPDAQVPKNYKVVTPQ, from the coding sequence GTGCTCTTGCTCGCAGTAGATACCGCCACGCCCGCCGTCACCGTCGCCCTGCACGACGGCGATTCCGTCCTCGCCGAGTCCGGCCAGGTCGACGCCCGCCGCCACGGGGAGCTGCTCATCCCCTCCGTGGACCGGATCCTCGCCGAGGCCGGGCTGAAGCTCGACGCCGTCACCGGCATCGTCGTCGGCGTCGGCCCCGGCCCCTACACCGGACTGCGCGTCGGCCTCGTCACCGCCTCCACGTTCGCCGCCGTACTGGGGGTGCCCGTCCACGGACTGTGCACCCTCGACGGACTCGCCTACGCCGCGGGCGCCGCCGGGATCGAGGGCCCCTTCACCGTCGCCACCGACGCGCGGCGCAAGGAGGTCTACTGGGCACGCTACGAGGACCCCCGCACCCGCGTCGGCGAGCCCGCCGTGGACCGCCCGGCCGAGATCGCGGAGCAGGTCGCCGGAATGCCCGCGGTCGGACAGGGCGCCCTCCTGTACCCCGAGGTGTTCCCGGACGCGCGCGGCCCCGAGCACCAGTCGGCCGCCGCGCTGGCCTCCCTGGCCGCGGAACGCCTCGCAGCCGGCGCGGAGTTCCTGCCTCCCACCCCGCTCTACCTGCGCCGCCCCGACGCGCAGGTGCCCAAGAACTACAAGGTGGTCACCCCGCAGTGA
- the rimI gene encoding ribosomal protein S18-alanine N-acetyltransferase, with product MRWWDIAPVLELEHDLFPEDAWSAGMFWSELAHARGPRATRRYVVAETADGRLVGYAGLAAAGDLADVQTIAAARDQWGTGLGARLLTELLRAATAFECAEVLLEVRVDNTRAQKLYERFGFEPIGFRRGYYQPGNVDALVMRLTDPAQARTESSESNG from the coding sequence ATGCGCTGGTGGGACATCGCACCGGTGCTCGAACTGGAACACGACCTCTTCCCCGAGGACGCCTGGTCCGCCGGCATGTTCTGGTCCGAACTGGCCCACGCGCGCGGCCCGCGGGCCACCCGCCGCTACGTCGTCGCCGAGACGGCCGACGGCCGCCTCGTCGGCTACGCCGGACTGGCCGCCGCCGGTGACCTGGCCGACGTACAGACCATCGCGGCCGCCCGCGACCAGTGGGGGACCGGCCTCGGCGCCCGGCTCCTGACCGAACTGCTGCGCGCCGCCACCGCGTTCGAGTGCGCCGAAGTGCTGCTGGAGGTGCGCGTGGACAACACCCGCGCCCAGAAGCTCTACGAGCGCTTCGGGTTCGAGCCCATCGGCTTCCGGCGCGGCTACTACCAGCCGGGCAACGTCGACGCGCTCGTCATGAGACTGACCGACCCCGCACAAGCACGAACTGAGAGCAGTGAGAGCAATGGCTGA
- the tsaD gene encoding tRNA (adenosine(37)-N6)-threonylcarbamoyltransferase complex transferase subunit TsaD, with translation MADEPLVLGIETSCDETGVGVVRGTTLLADAVASSVDEHARFGGVVPEVASRAHLEAMVPTIERALKEAGVSARDLDGIAVTAGPGLAGALLVGTSAAKAYAYALGKPLYGVNHLASHICVDQLEHGPLPEPTMALLVSGGHSSLLLAPDITSDVRPLGATIDDAAGEAFDKIARVLQLGFPGGPVIDRLAKEGDPKAINFPRGLTGSRDPAYDFSFSGLKTAVARWIEAKRNAGEDVPVRDVAASFQEAVVDVLTRKAIRACKDEGVDHLMIGGGVAANSRLRSLAQERCDAAGIILRVPRPKLCTDNGAMVAALGAEMVRRNRPASDWDLSADSSLPVTDPHVPGTSHTQDHEHENGHSHGSSHGHSHGHGHGHGHGHGHGHDHVHELSKDNLYS, from the coding sequence ATGGCTGACGAACCGCTCGTCCTCGGCATCGAGACCTCCTGCGACGAGACCGGTGTCGGCGTCGTCCGCGGCACCACCCTCCTCGCGGACGCGGTCGCGTCGAGCGTCGACGAGCACGCCCGCTTCGGCGGAGTCGTGCCCGAGGTCGCCTCGCGGGCCCACCTGGAGGCCATGGTCCCCACCATCGAGCGCGCACTGAAGGAGGCCGGCGTCAGCGCCCGCGACCTCGACGGCATCGCGGTCACCGCCGGACCCGGCCTCGCCGGGGCGCTGCTCGTGGGCACCTCGGCCGCCAAGGCCTACGCGTACGCCCTCGGCAAGCCCCTGTACGGCGTCAACCACCTGGCCTCCCACATCTGCGTGGACCAGCTGGAGCACGGCCCGCTGCCCGAGCCGACGATGGCGCTCCTGGTGTCCGGCGGACACTCCTCGCTGCTCCTGGCGCCCGACATCACCTCCGACGTACGGCCGCTCGGCGCGACCATCGACGACGCCGCGGGCGAGGCCTTCGACAAGATCGCGCGCGTGCTGCAGCTCGGCTTCCCCGGCGGCCCGGTCATCGACCGGCTCGCCAAGGAGGGCGACCCGAAGGCGATCAACTTCCCACGCGGCCTGACGGGCTCGCGCGACCCCGCGTACGACTTCTCCTTCTCCGGCCTGAAGACGGCCGTCGCCCGCTGGATCGAGGCGAAGCGGAACGCCGGCGAGGACGTGCCGGTGCGCGACGTGGCGGCTTCCTTCCAGGAAGCCGTGGTGGACGTCCTGACGCGCAAGGCGATCCGGGCGTGCAAGGACGAGGGCGTCGACCACCTGATGATCGGTGGCGGTGTGGCGGCCAACTCCCGGCTCCGCTCGCTCGCCCAGGAGCGCTGCGACGCCGCGGGGATCATCCTGCGCGTGCCGCGGCCCAAGCTGTGCACGGACAACGGCGCGATGGTGGCCGCACTGGGCGCGGAGATGGTCAGGCGCAACCGGCCGGCCTCGGACTGGGACCTCTCGGCGGACTCCTCGCTGCCGGTCACGGACCCGCACGTGCCGGGAACGTCCCACACACAGGACCACGAGCACGAGAACGGGCACTCGCACGGCTCCTCGCACGGGCACTCGCACGGCCACGGCCACGGCCACGGCCACGGCCACGGCCACGGCCACGACCACGTGCACGAGCTGAGCAAGGACAACCTGTACTCGTGA
- a CDS encoding THUMP-like domain-containing protein produces the protein MFLRPAHIPVADNGPVTPEDFAALLTPEGRALLDSLRDHDPAQELAVATRLRREHPAALVSAALGQARLRQRAVAKFGAEDAFRMYFTPGGGEMATRASVASYRAERLAALGVRSLVDLCCGIGGDALALARVGIRVLAVDRDPLTAAVARANAEALGLADLIEVREADVTEVDASGFDAVFIDPARRGGRGRTFDPESYSPPLSWAVETARAAKYAAVKIAPGIPHEAVPAEAEAEWISDHGDVKEAVLWFGTTPGTVRATLLPGPRGLHTTEPLPDPEAGPVGRWLYEPDGAVIRAHLVAEVAGQLDGRLIDPTIAYITADELRATPYATAYEITDVLPFGLKKLKALLRERGVGVLTVKKRGSAIEPEELRKKVKPQGPNSATVFLTRVAGAPSMLIGAPAPAVPPPAQAHPA, from the coding sequence ATGTTCCTCCGACCGGCCCACATCCCCGTCGCCGACAATGGACCCGTGACCCCCGAAGACTTCGCCGCGCTCCTCACCCCCGAGGGCCGCGCCCTCCTCGACTCGCTCCGCGACCACGACCCCGCCCAGGAGCTGGCCGTCGCCACCCGGCTGCGCCGCGAGCACCCCGCCGCGCTGGTCTCCGCGGCCCTCGGGCAGGCCCGGCTGCGGCAGCGCGCGGTGGCCAAGTTCGGGGCCGAGGACGCCTTCCGGATGTACTTCACCCCCGGCGGCGGCGAGATGGCCACCCGCGCGTCGGTGGCCTCGTACCGGGCGGAGCGACTCGCGGCCCTCGGTGTGCGCAGCCTCGTGGACCTGTGCTGCGGCATCGGCGGGGACGCCCTCGCCCTGGCCCGCGTGGGTATCCGGGTGCTCGCGGTGGACCGCGACCCGCTGACGGCCGCCGTCGCGCGCGCCAACGCCGAGGCGCTGGGCCTGGCGGACCTGATCGAGGTCCGCGAGGCCGATGTGACGGAGGTGGACGCCTCCGGCTTCGACGCGGTCTTCATCGACCCGGCCCGGCGCGGGGGCCGGGGCCGGACCTTCGATCCGGAGTCGTATTCGCCGCCGCTGTCGTGGGCCGTGGAGACGGCCCGCGCGGCGAAGTACGCCGCCGTCAAGATCGCCCCCGGGATCCCGCACGAGGCGGTCCCCGCCGAGGCCGAGGCCGAGTGGATCTCCGACCACGGGGACGTGAAGGAGGCCGTGCTCTGGTTCGGCACGACCCCCGGAACGGTGCGCGCCACCCTGCTCCCCGGGCCGCGCGGTCTGCACACCACCGAGCCGCTGCCCGATCCGGAGGCCGGGCCGGTGGGCCGGTGGCTCTACGAGCCCGACGGCGCCGTGATCCGCGCCCACCTGGTCGCCGAGGTGGCCGGGCAGCTGGACGGCCGGCTCATCGACCCGACCATCGCCTACATCACCGCGGACGAGCTGCGTGCGACGCCGTACGCGACGGCGTACGAGATCACCGACGTGCTGCCCTTCGGCCTGAAGAAGCTGAAGGCCCTGCTGCGCGAGCGCGGGGTCGGGGTCCTGACCGTGAAGAAGCGTGGTTCGGCGATCGAGCCGGAGGAGCTGCGCAAGAAGGTCAAGCCGCAGGGCCCGAACTCGGCGACCGTCTTCCTGACGCGGGTGGCGGGCGCCCCCTCGATGCTGATCGGTGCCCCGGCGCCGGCCGTCCCGCCCCCGGCTCAGGCGCACCCGGCGTAG